A window of the Streptomyces griseochromogenes genome harbors these coding sequences:
- a CDS encoding IclR family transcriptional regulator has product MPTSDASTTDSAKSSASGGVQSLERAFDLLERMADAGGEVGLSELSASSGLPLPTIHRLMRTLVACGYVRQQPNRRYALGPRLIRLGESASRLLGTWARPYLARLVEETGETANMALLDGDEIVYVAQVPSKHSMRMFTEVGRRVLPHSTGVGKALLANVPDDEVRALLSRTGMPAATEKTIITPDGFLGALDDVRRLGYAVDDNEQEIGVRCLAVSVPQSPTAAAISISGPAGRVTEAATEQIVPVLQQVALELSQALASSGA; this is encoded by the coding sequence GTGCCGACGTCCGACGCCAGCACCACCGACTCCGCGAAGTCCTCCGCCAGCGGCGGGGTCCAGTCCCTGGAGCGTGCCTTCGATCTGCTCGAGCGGATGGCGGACGCGGGCGGCGAGGTCGGCCTGAGCGAGCTGTCCGCGTCCAGCGGACTGCCGCTGCCCACCATCCACCGGCTGATGCGCACGCTGGTGGCCTGCGGTTACGTCCGACAGCAGCCGAACCGCCGGTACGCGCTCGGCCCGCGCCTGATCCGCCTCGGCGAGTCCGCCTCACGGCTGCTCGGCACATGGGCGCGGCCGTATCTGGCCCGGCTGGTGGAGGAGACCGGCGAGACGGCGAACATGGCGCTGCTGGACGGCGACGAGATCGTGTACGTCGCGCAGGTGCCGTCGAAGCACTCGATGCGGATGTTCACCGAGGTGGGCCGACGGGTCCTGCCGCACTCCACCGGCGTGGGCAAGGCGCTGCTGGCGAACGTGCCCGACGACGAGGTGCGTGCGCTGCTCTCCCGAACGGGTATGCCGGCCGCCACGGAGAAGACGATCATCACACCGGACGGATTCCTGGGGGCTCTGGACGACGTGCGGCGCCTGGGGTACGCGGTCGACGACAACGAGCAGGAGATCGGGGTGCGGTGCCTCGCGGTGTCCGTGCCTCAGTCTCCGACGGCCGCGGCGATTTCGATCTCGGGGCCTGCCGGACGGGTCACCGAGGCCGCGACCGAGCAGATCGTGCCGGTGCTGCAGCAGGTCGCCCTGGAGTTGTCCCAGGCACTGGCCAGTTCTGGCGCCTGA